The stretch of DNA GCCTTGCGCAAACGTTTCGTAGAGCAGCACGCCACCCGGCGCGAGCGCATTCAGCAAGGCAGGAAAGAGCGGCCGGTGGAGATAGTGGGTCACCACGACCGCCGCGAACTTCCTCTCCGGCAGCAGCGGCCAGGGCGCCTGCTCAAGATCGGCAAGCCGTGTCTCGATGCGCTCGCCCCGCGCGGCGGCCAGCGCAGTGGCATCGCGGTCAAGCGCCAGCACCATGTGGCCCCGCGCGGCAAACCAGTGTGCATGCCGCCCGGAGCCCGCCGCGACATCCAGCACGGGTTCGCCGGGAGCGACAAGATGAGCCCACTGTTGCACCCACTCCGACGGCGCAGCCAGGGCCGAAGAGGGATGAGGCAAAGCGTCATCGGTCACGGCGACGTCCTGAGCGCAGGATGCGGGATGCGGGATGCGAGACACAGGGCATCAGTTATACGAAAGCCCCATCGCCTCGCGCACATCGCGCATGACCTCGACGGCAAAACGGCGCGCCTTGTCGCAACCATCGGCGACAATCGCACGCAATAGCGTCGGGTCGTCCATATACTTTTGCGCCCGTTCGAGCATCGGCTGCTGCTCACGCAAAATGCCTTCGATCACCGGCTGCTTGCACTCAAGGCAACCAATCCCCGCCGAGCGGCACCCTTTTTGCACCCAGGCGTGCGTGGTTTCGTCGGTGTACACCTGATGCAGTTGCCACACCGGGCATTTATCCGGATCGCCCGGATCGGTACGGCGCACCCGCGCAGGGTCGGTCGGCATCGTGCGGACTTTTTTCGCAATCGTTTCCGCGTCTTCGCGCAAGCCAATGGTGTTGCCATAGGATTTCGACATTTTCTGGCCGTCGAGCCCCGGCATGCGTGAGGCCTCGGTCAGGAGCGCTTGCGGCTCCGCCAGGATGATCTTGCGCGTCCCTTCGAGATAGCCAAAAAGACGCTCACGGTCATTCAGCGACAGGCTTTGCGATTCTTGCAGCATCGCCCGCGCCTGCTCCAGCGCTTCATCATCGCCTTCCTGCTGATAGGCGTTGCGCAGTTCGTGATACAGCTTCGAGCGCTTGCCGCCGAGCTTCTTCGCGGCTTCGAGCGCCTTGTCGGCGAAATCCGCTTCACGACCATACAGATAGTTAAAGCGCCGGGCGATTTCGCGGGTCATTTCGACATGAGGCACCTGATCTTCGCCCACCGGCACCAGCGAGGCGCGATACAGCAAGATGTCGGCAGCCATCAGCACCGGATAGCCCAGAAAGCCGTAGGTCGAAAGATCCTTATCCCGCAGCTTCTCGATTTGCTCTTTATAGGTCGGCACCCGCTCGAGCCAGCCCAGCGGCGTGCTCATGCCGAGCAGCAGCGACAGCTCAGCGTGTTCTGGCACACGGCTCTGGATGAAAAGCGTCGCCTGGGCGGGATCAATACCGGACGCCAGCCAGTCGATCAGGACATCCCACACGTTTTTTTCGATGACTTCGGGGGTTTCGTAGTGCGTCGTGAGCGCATGCCAGTCAACCACACAGAAAAAACAGGGGTATTCGGACTGCAAGCGCACCCAGTTTTTCAGCACGCCGTGATAGTGGCCGAGATGCAGCGACCCGGTGGGCCGCATGCCAGAGAAAATACGGTCTGGGAACATGATTGGATTAGAAAAGCGAAACAAGAGGAGTCAGCACAGCGCTCACTGCCGCATAGCCCAGATTGACCAGCGGACTGAGCCAGTAGGTTGTCAGCAGCCCGGTCAGCACCAGCGCCATCACGATGAAAAAACCATACGGCTCAATGCGGGAGAACTTGAACGCAGGGCCTGGCGGCAACAGCGCCACCAGCACCCGGCCGCCATCGAGCGGCGGCAGCGGAAAAAGATTGAGCACGCCCAGCACCAGATTGACGC from Paraburkholderia hayleyella encodes:
- a CDS encoding tryptophan--tRNA ligase, which translates into the protein MFPDRIFSGMRPTGSLHLGHYHGVLKNWVRLQSEYPCFFCVVDWHALTTHYETPEVIEKNVWDVLIDWLASGIDPAQATLFIQSRVPEHAELSLLLGMSTPLGWLERVPTYKEQIEKLRDKDLSTYGFLGYPVLMAADILLYRASLVPVGEDQVPHVEMTREIARRFNYLYGREADFADKALEAAKKLGGKRSKLYHELRNAYQQEGDDEALEQARAMLQESQSLSLNDRERLFGYLEGTRKIILAEPQALLTEASRMPGLDGQKMSKSYGNTIGLREDAETIAKKVRTMPTDPARVRRTDPGDPDKCPVWQLHQVYTDETTHAWVQKGCRSAGIGCLECKQPVIEGILREQQPMLERAQKYMDDPTLLRAIVADGCDKARRFAVEVMRDVREAMGLSYN
- a CDS encoding class I SAM-dependent methyltransferase; amino-acid sequence: MTDDALPHPSSALAAPSEWVQQWAHLVAPGEPVLDVAAGSGRHAHWFAARGHMVLALDRDATALAAARGERIETRLADLEQAPWPLLPERKFAAVVVTHYLHRPLFPALLNALAPGGVLLYETFAQGNETVGRPSNPAFLLGPGELLDVVRGQLRVIAFQDGFLAQPRMAYIQRICAVKPAPHGPFTSRYGLTG